A stretch of DNA from Halobacillus litoralis:
AAGGGAATCAACTGGTCGATGAAATTTTTGAAGCTATCGCAACTACGGCATACCGTGAGTCCGTTGAACTTGCGAAAGAAAAAGGAAGCTTCCCATTCTTAACAGGAAAAACGGATGCAGAGACGAAAGAGCTGCGAGAACGTTTTATTCAAACCGGTTATATGAAGGAAATGCCGGAAGATATACGCCAGGATGTATTGACTTATGGTATTAGAAACTCCCATCTCTTAACTGTTGCACCTACAGGAAGTACAGGTACAATGGTAGGCGTAAGTACGGGTCTTGAGCCTTACTTTTCATTCTCCTATTATAGAAGCGGTCGATTAGGTAAATTTATCGAGGTTAAAGCAGATATTCTTCAGGAATATTTGGATGCTCATCCGGAACAAGATCCAAATGAGCTGCCGGATTGGTTCATCACCGCAATGACTATGACACCGGAGGCACACGCGGATACACAGTGTATTATACAGCGCTGGGTGGATAGCAGTATATCCAAGACAGTCAATGCTCCGAAAGGATACACAGTTGAAGAAGTGGAACGAGTGTACCAACGACTATACCGTGGAGGTGCCAAAGGCGGTACGGTGTATGTTGATGGAAGTCGAGATAGTCAAGTACTATCTTTGAAAGCAGAAGAAAATGACTTCGAGGGAGAACAGACGGAACTGTTTGAATCTGAAGACAAAAAACCCCATGTTGTTCTTATGGATACCATTCATGAACTCGACAAGACTAACGTTACGATTGGATCTGAAGTAGGAGATACTTGTCCAGTCTGCCGCCAAGGTACGGTTGAAGATATCGGTGGTTGTAATACTTGCACAAATTGTAATGCCCAACTGAAGTGTGGATTGTAAAGAAAAATAACCGGTCGTTTTTAACGACCGGTTCATTTTTTATTGCGATTTATTACATTCTTGCTCTAACCATCTTGGTTTTAGAGCTTCCCGAATTCAAATGCACAAAAATTCAGAAGTACAGCCCTCGCTTGTCACTGGTAGGAATCTGGTGTATCATTTTATTGTGCAAACATATGCTATAAAAACCGTCCGTCATATTATGTATGGCGTGTACATAAGACAGGGTATTGGGGGTTCAACATGCCGACACCTAGCATGGAAGATTATATTGAACAAATATATATATTGATTGAAGATAAAGGGTATGCACGTGTTTCTGATATTGCTGAAAATCTGCAGGTGCATCCGTCATCCGTGACGAAGATGGTTCAAAAACTTGACCGAGACCAATACTTGAACTATGAAAAATATCGCGGGTTGATCCTAACACCAAAAGGAAAGAAAGTTGGGAAACGGCTTGTATATCGTCATGAACTTTTGGAGCAGTTCTTAGAGATTATCGGTGTCGATCAGGAGAACATCTATGATGATGTTGAGGGTATTGAGCACCACATGAGTTGGAATTCCATCGACCGTATAGGAGATCTCGTTCAATATTTTGATGAGAACCCGGAGCGAGTGGATTCTTTGAGAGAAGTCCAGAAAAAGAATGAAGAACAGAATGATGAGTAAGTAGACGCATGGGATCCCATGCGTCTTTTATTTGCTGATAAACTTGTGCTCCTAAACGACAGGGGCAGCTCTCTTAAAGATATATTGGATATGTTTTGGGATCTGCAGGGTCGTCTGATCCTTTTCACCAATCTTTTCTCACCAGAAGGTCCAGCCCCTAATTAGCTAAGGTAAGGAAGCTACTAAGTGTCAGCGAAAGACATGATTTAGCAGTATGAATAACCTTACATTTCAATTCGGCTGCTTTCGTTCTAATTTGCCAAACGCGTGTTTATAATGAAGTAAAGTGGGGTGAAGCAGGATGAAAGTGGACGGAGTTTTTTCCGGTGGCGGTGTGAAGGCCCTTGCTTTCATTGGGGCACTTGAAGAACTGGAAGAGCAAGGATACACATTCAAACGAATGGCCGGAACATCCGCTGGTGCCATTTTAGCGAGTTTGACAGCTGCCGGCTACACGGCTAAAGAACTGAAGGAAAGACTCAATAATCTTTCGTTTCTTAGTCTAGTAGACGTTCCATTGACAGATCGCCTGTTTCCATTTATGAAATGGCTTCTTTTGTATTACCGGATGGGGCTTTATAAAGGGAATCAGTTGGAAAATGTTCTTGAAGAGTGGCTTGGTGAAAAAGGTGTTCGTACGTTTGCCGACTTACCGCCTGGGTCTTTAAAGGTGATATGTTCTGATCTAACACAGGGGAGAATCGTTGTCATACCTGATGATTTGAAGAAAGTTTACGGCATTGATCCGGCTACCTTTTCTGTAGCAAAAGCAGTAAGGATGAGCTCGGGACTCCCCTACTTTTTCATTCCCGTTAAAATACATGGGAAACGCGGAAGATCCATTATTGTAGATGGAGGAGTGTTGAGTAACTTTCCTCTGTGGATTTGGGAAAAACAGGACGGATGCCGTACTAGACCTATCATTGGAATGAAGTTAAGTGATGAACCAGATAAACTACCCGAACAGAAAATTAAAAATGCGATTCAAATGTTCCACGCCCTTTTTAAAACGATGCAGCAGGCTCATGATGCAAGGTACATTTCCAAGGCTCTAAGTAAGGATATTATCTTCATTCCGGTCAGTGGAGTGGAAACGACGGATTTTGATATGAGCAAAGAAGAAAAAGAAACATTGATGGAATTAGGTCGAGAACATGCGGGGAAATTTTTAAAAAGGTGGAGCCGATAATACTAAAATATGAAATGAAAAATCGAGCCATCAGAAGGTGGCTCGATTTTTTCCTTTGCTTTTATTGCCTTCAATAACACGAAGCTGTGGACCGTTCATACGTTTGCGGTTTTTTCGACCTAATGAAGAGGCCTTGGTCTGTGCTTTGGCTACAGGGCTTTTCTTAATTGCGGGGGTTGGTTGCTTGTATTTTTGTTTAGATTGCTTGACCGCTTGCTTATATTTTTTCATTTCATTTCGGTTTCCACCTGCCGCTCCTCCAAAGCCGCGTTTGCGGAGGAAGAAGAAGTAGATGGCTCCATAAATGAGAGCGGCGATTCCGATCATCGTGACGATCGAAGTGAGAAAGCCAGTCGTGTTTGTAAACAGCTGGATGCCAACAAAGAAGATGGCTAAACCGATCAACGTGTAAATGACAGGAGTCATCCAATTACGCATGATATTTTCCTCCCTTCTCGTAGTGGTCGACTATGAATATCTGGTTATTGAACTATACCCTTATTTCAACACTATTCATCATCAGATGCGGCGGATGGTAGGCTGTTATGTGCTATTTAAGATTGTTTCCTTTATAGAGTAAAATATGCAGCCCCATCTTAATTTTTGAATGGTGGAAGAGTACATTTTAGTAAACTCTTACCTTCAAGCGGGCTGTTTAAACAATAGAATATTAAAATTGGTTGGACTTCTATTTTACCTTAAATCTCCATGAATCACTAGCCCAACAATTGAAAAGAGCATGAAAAAATTGGGGTTGGTTAAAATGAGAATAGAGGTGATGAAGATGGCTGAAAAACAAAAAGACCAAAAACAAGACCAAAGACAACAAGAACCACAGCAAAGTGTCATATCAAAAGCATTAGTCACAGGTTTTACCGCCGGAGTTTTATGGAGTGGTTTAGGGACAATCGCTTATTATTTTAATTTCACAGAGGTGTCTCCTGCCTCCTTCATATTTCGCTCATTTTGGCAGACGGAATGGACCGGAACATGGCTTGCTGAAGTGTTAGCCGTTCTTATTGTCGGTATTTTATCTTTAGGAACGGCTCGTTTACTACCTTCTCTTGAAAAAAAGGAATGGAATCTGGCCTGGGAGTCTTTTATGGAATCGGGCTATGGGCGATTGTTTATTTTCTATTGACTCCGATCTTTCCGGCAATCCCGACTTTCATGGAACTCAATAGTGATACATGGGTTACAACCGGCTGTTTATTTATTTTATACGGTGTTTTTATCGGGTATTCCATTTCCTATGAATACAGGGAGTTCAATGAGACAGTGAATTCTTATTCAAATCAAGGGAGAGTATGATAAACTTAAAGTGTATGACAATTTTGGAAATGGTGGGATTGTTGAATGGGGAAGAAGCGGCTGTTTTTAATCAATGGGCCGAATTTGAATATGTTAGGCAAGAGAGAACCGGCTACCTATGGGAAAAAGTCTCTTGAACATGTTGAGACATTGGTCAAAGAAGTGGCTGCTGAGCAAGGGTTTGAAGTCACTTCTTTTCAATCCAACCATGAGGGGGAGCTCGTAGACTGGATCCAGCGAGCGGAAGAAGAAGCTGAAGGAATCATCATTAATCCAGCAGCTTATACACACACAAGCATCGCTTTACGGGATGCTGTCAGTTCCATCTCAAAACCTGTGGTAGAGATTCATATATCAAATGTCCATGAACGGGAATCTTTCCGCCATACTTCGATGTTAGCACCGGTATGCTCAGGACAAGTGGTCGGATTTGGAATTGATGGCTACCGATTAGCGACATTGGGGCTGATCCAAAAGATAGAAAGTGAAGGGAGAAATCATTCGTGAGTAAACTTTCAAATTTAAGAAAATCGATGGCTTCAAAAGAATTAGACGGTCTTTTAATTATGAGTCCGAAAAACAGAAGGTATATATCAGGTTTTGTAGGCTCTTCTGGAGCTCTTTTAGTGACAAGCGATGAAGCTGTTTTAATTACAGATTTCCGCTATACAGAACAAGCGGCAGAGCAAGCCAAGGAGTTTGAGATTCTTGAACATAAAACGCCTATGCCGAAAACGGTAGCTGAAAAAGCGAAAGAACTAGGTTTGAAACGAATCGGGTTTGAAAAAGATCATGTCACCTACACCCTTTTTGAACAATATAAAGAAGCATTAGACGCAGAGCTCGTCCCTACATCAGGCATTGTGGAAAAATTACGCTTGATTAAGACGGATGAGGAGATTAGTATATTAAAGGATGCCGTTAAGATTGCTGATGATGCTTTCGAACACATTCTTGGTTACATAAAGCCTGGTGTGAAGGAAATTGATGTATCGAATGAACTTGAGTTTTTCATGCGTAAGCAAGGGGCGACCTCCTCAAGTTTTGATATTATTGTTGCATCAGGCTACCGTTCAGCTTTGCCACATGGAGTGGCCTCCGAGAAGGAAATCCAATCCGGAGAGCTTGTAACGCTTGATTTTGGTGCCCTTTACAAAGGGTATTGTTCTGATATTACAAGAACTGTAGCTGTGGGCGAAATCAATGATCAGTTAAAAGAAATCTATGATACCGTTTTACAGGCTCAGTTAAAAGGTATGGAAGGAATAAAAGAAGGCATCACCGGCAAAGAAGCGGATGCATTGACACGTGATTACATTAAAGAAAAAGGGTATGGCGAGTATTTCGGTCATTCCACGGGCCATGGAATCGGCCTGGATGTCCATGAAGGTCCTGGCCTATCCTTCCGTTCCGATGTCACGCTTGAAGAAGGTATGGTCGTTACAGTCGAGCCGGGCATTTATGTTCCGAACGTCGGCGGCTGCCGGATTGAAGATGATACAATCGTTACGAAAACAGGAAATGAACGATTGAGCAAGTCTACCAAAGAATTAATCACGTTGTAATTAAAAGGAGGAAGGTCAAATGATTTCAGTAAACGATTTTCGTACAGGTCTGACAATTGAAGTTGATGGGGGTATCTGGCAAGTAATGGATTTCCAACACGTGAAGCCAGGAAAAGGAGCGGCTTTTGTTCGTTCAAAACTCCGTAACCTACGTAATGGAAATATTCAGGAAAAAACATTCCGCGGCGGTGAAAAAGTAGAGCGCGCTCACATTGAAAACCGTAAGATGCAATATCTTTATGCGAATGGTGATATGCACGCGTTCATGGATATGGAGACATACGAGCAAGTAGAAATCCCTACGGCTACCATCCAGGACCAATTAAACTACCTAAAAAGAGAACATGGAAGTTCAAATCCAGTCTTATGAAAGTGAAACAATCGGTGTTGAACTGCCGAAAAACGTTGAGCTGGAAGTTACAGAAACGGAACCTGGCATCAAAGGCGATACAGCAAGCGGGGGTACAAAACCTGCTACGCTTGAAACGGGCCTTACTGTCCAAGTGCCATTCTTCATCAATGAAGGTGAAGTATTGGTCATCAGTACTACAGATGGAAAATACGTATCCCCGTGCCTAATATGTTTTCTCGAAGAACTTGTCCGAACCGGGCAAGTTCTTTTTTGTGAAAACATTTCTGTATTCCAAGGTGAGCAATCATAACTCTTCCATACTTTCTTCCTATAGAATCCATTTCATTATCCATGTGTTAGAAAAGGATGGGGGGAAAGCGAACCTATTCCCGTAGCCACTAAACTCAAACAACCCCCTCGGAATTAAATGTTCACTAAGTCTGCTTTATTGTGGTATGCAGCTTAGGAATAAGGTGGACACATACGGACATATATTGATTAAGGCTTGTCTTCGCAGTGTCTATCAATCGCTCTATTACCTCTCTATTACCTCTCTTAAAATCTTCTAGTTTTATACTATTTCACAGTCATAAGCTCTCAGTAAGCACATACATATGAAGTAAACCAAATAAAGGAGTAGGAGAGGATGAAGGAGATTATACGTTTGTTTCCACCCTCTATCCAACATCTCTTAAAAAGTGAGGTCCAATGGAAGAGTGTGCAGGAGATCCGTTTAAGGATTGGTCGTCCGATAGAGATTCTTGAAAATAATCGTCATGAATCCATTGAGAATGCAGTGATGACCGTTGAGCATCTCTCTTTCGTCCTAAATCAGATCAGTCAGTTCTCACTCTACCGTTTCAAGGAAGAGTTGAAAGAGGGGTTTATTACCATTGAGGGTGGCCATAGGGTAGGTTTGGCTGGTAAGACGAACACTCATCAAGATCATGTAGAAACGTTAAAGCACATATCCTTTATGAACATCAGGGTTGCTAGAGCTACTTCCGGGAATATTGAACCTCTCATTCCACACCTTTATGAATCTGGGCGTTGGATGAGTACACTGGTCATCGGACCTCCACAATCAGGGAAAACCACACTCCTGCGGGAATTGGCGCGTTACATTGGATCTGATCAACAAGGGTATCGCGCGGCGAAGGTCGCAATTGTGGACGAGCGTTCCGAAATTGCAGCAAGTATGAGGGGGGTTCCTCAGCTGGATGTCGGGTTCCGTACAGATGTGATGGATGCTTGCCCTAAAGCAGAAGGCATGATGATGATGATCCGTTCCATGTCACCTGAGGTGTTAATTGTAGACGAAATTGGTGGACAAAAAGACGCGGAAGCGGTCCGAGAGGCGACTTACACAGGTGTCGAAGTCATTTGCAGTATTCATGGTCAAAGTTTTTCAGGTGTAAAGAAACGCCCATCAGCCAAACAATTGATGGATGAGAAAGTGTTTCAACGCTACCTTGTCTTGGACCGAATGTCACCTCATAGAGAAAGAAATTGGACAGTACTCGATCAATCGGGAGACCTATTGATTCAGGGCAAGGGGAGGGGAGCGAATGCAATGGATTGGGGCCGTCATCGTATTGACCGTTACGACCTGGGCAGGGTTTGATATGGCTTCCCGTTTCAAGAAGCGTCCGGGACACATTAGGCAATGGAAAAATGCTTTACAGATGATAGAGGCAGAGATGGTTTATGGACAATCTTCGCTGCTGGAAGTTTGTGAGAATCTATCTACACATTTACCGAGACCCATTAATCAGTTCTTTGAAGGGATTCTGAAC
This window harbors:
- the mntR gene encoding transcriptional regulator MntR; its protein translation is MPTPSMEDYIEQIYILIEDKGYARVSDIAENLQVHPSSVTKMVQKLDRDQYLNYEKYRGLILTPKGKKVGKRLVYRHELLEQFLEIIGVDQENIYDDVEGIEHHMSWNSIDRIGDLVQYFDENPERVDSLREVQKKNEEQNDE
- a CDS encoding patatin-like phospholipase family protein: MKVDGVFSGGGVKALAFIGALEELEEQGYTFKRMAGTSAGAILASLTAAGYTAKELKERLNNLSFLSLVDVPLTDRLFPFMKWLLLYYRMGLYKGNQLENVLEEWLGEKGVRTFADLPPGSLKVICSDLTQGRIVVIPDDLKKVYGIDPATFSVAKAVRMSSGLPYFFIPVKIHGKRGRSIIVDGGVLSNFPLWIWEKQDGCRTRPIIGMKLSDEPDKLPEQKIKNAIQMFHALFKTMQQAHDARYISKALSKDIIFIPVSGVETTDFDMSKEEKETLMELGREHAGKFLKRWSR
- a CDS encoding SA1362 family protein, which produces MRNWMTPVIYTLIGLAIFFVGIQLFTNTTGFLTSIVTMIGIAALIYGAIYFFFLRKRGFGGAAGGNRNEMKKYKQAVKQSKQKYKQPTPAIKKSPVAKAQTKASSLGRKNRKRMNGPQLRVIEGNKSKGKNRATF
- a CDS encoding YqhR family membrane protein, coding for MAEKQKDQKQDQRQQEPQQSVISKALVTGFTAGVLWSGLGTIAYYFNFTEVSPASFIFRSFWQTEWTGTWLAEVLAVLIVGILSLGTARLLPSLEKKEWNLAWESFMESGYGRLFIFY
- a CDS encoding YqhR family membrane protein, which translates into the protein MESGLGVFYGIGLWAIVYFLLTPIFPAIPTFMELNSDTWVTTGCLFILYGVFIGYSISYEYREFNETVNSYSNQGRV
- the aroQ gene encoding type II 3-dehydroquinate dehydratase, which encodes MGKKRLFLINGPNLNMLGKREPATYGKKSLEHVETLVKEVAAEQGFEVTSFQSNHEGELVDWIQRAEEEAEGIIINPAAYTHTSIALRDAVSSISKPVVEIHISNVHERESFRHTSMLAPVCSGQVVGFGIDGYRLATLGLIQKIESEGRNHS
- a CDS encoding M24 family metallopeptidase, whose amino-acid sequence is MSKLSNLRKSMASKELDGLLIMSPKNRRYISGFVGSSGALLVTSDEAVLITDFRYTEQAAEQAKEFEILEHKTPMPKTVAEKAKELGLKRIGFEKDHVTYTLFEQYKEALDAELVPTSGIVEKLRLIKTDEEISILKDAVKIADDAFEHILGYIKPGVKEIDVSNELEFFMRKQGATSSSFDIIVASGYRSALPHGVASEKEIQSGELVTLDFGALYKGYCSDITRTVAVGEINDQLKEIYDTVLQAQLKGMEGIKEGITGKEADALTRDYIKEKGYGEYFGHSTGHGIGLDVHEGPGLSFRSDVTLEEGMVVTVEPGIYVPNVGGCRIEDDTIVTKTGNERLSKSTKELITL
- the spoIIIAA gene encoding stage III sporulation protein AA, which encodes MKEIIRLFPPSIQHLLKSEVQWKSVQEIRLRIGRPIEILENNRHESIENAVMTVEHLSFVLNQISQFSLYRFKEELKEGFITIEGGHRVGLAGKTNTHQDHVETLKHISFMNIRVARATSGNIEPLIPHLYESGRWMSTLVIGPPQSGKTTLLRELARYIGSDQQGYRAAKVAIVDERSEIAASMRGVPQLDVGFRTDVMDACPKAEGMMMMIRSMSPEVLIVDEIGGQKDAEAVREATYTGVEVICSIHGQSFSGVKKRPSAKQLMDEKVFQRYLVLDRMSPHRERNWTVLDQSGDLLIQGKGRGANAMDWGRHRIDRYDLGRV